Below is a window of Phocoena sinus isolate mPhoSin1 chromosome 2, mPhoSin1.pri, whole genome shotgun sequence DNA.
CTGGGTGCCAGCCTTCGGGGTACAACAGAGATGGCTTTCCTTGGCAAATTCTAGCCCTGATGAAGGGAGACTGGAAGCACATACTTCTCACTCTCAGTCACCCTCAGGGGCTGCTGCTCCCTCTGTCACCATGCCCAAGTTGCAGCCCTCCCTCGGTACTTGGCTTCCCACTCTTGCCCCTTGGCCATCAGCCCAGGCCTAATAGGGGTGGCTGTAGGTCACTGCAATGGGAAGTCCACACTGTCCAGACCAACGCCCTGGGGGGCAGGTCtctagagagaaagagggaagtgcTGACAGCTCAGAGCACCCTTGAGCCCAAAGATAGGCACCCAGGATTCCCCTGAAGACCCTGTACAGGGATGCCTGAATGAATTAACCTATGAACACTTACCGTCCATGCATGCATTTGTTTACCAAGCCTCCAGGTGGGCTCACTGGTTGCTGGCCCAAGACGGGGCAGGGAGTGGCTAATGAATGAGGAGCTGGCAGACCAGATGAGGGAGGAGACAAGCGTGGGCCCTGAGATGCATTTGGCCCTAGCAAGAGTCTTGCCTGTCTGCCATGGTTGGAGGAGGGCTCAGAGAAGGGGGTAGACAATTCTCCCAGGGCTAAGTGGGAGTGGAGACAGGGGTGGAGATGGGCTGCAAAGACTCCAATAAGGAGTGACGCCTGAATTgactcactcattcatccatgCACCCATTCACGCCTGTGtgcattcactcagcaaatatgtattgagcaactactatgtgccaggcaccgtgcctAGTGCCAGTGAGCAGAAGCAGCCAGGGACCTGCTCTTATGGGGCCTGCCGTTGGTCGGGGAGACAGGCAACACTCAAATCATCACCACACAGATCAAATGGAAAATTGTGCTGAGTTATAGGGCTTTGAAGAAGAGGTTTGTGGTTCTAAGGGGCCTGACCTAGTCACGGAGGTCAGGGTGTCTTCTCTGAGAAAGACTTGAAGAATAGATAGGAAGTAACCAGGGCAAGAAGGGGGAGAAGATGATCCAAACAGAGGGAACTGCacatgcaaaggtcctgtggtggAGGGTCTGGGTGAaggccagagtggctggagtTCCGCAACAGAGGGGAGGGTGGTGAGAATGAGGTTGGGAAGTGGGCCAGCTGATAGCACTTGAACTTGTGGGTGTCTTTAGAAGATTTGGTCTGAATTCCAAGAGCAAAGGGAAGGTTTTAAGCAGTGGTGCAAAATGATCCAATTTGTGTAGCAAGCTAGTTTGAGGGGGCCCAAGTGGAAGTGAGGAGTCATGAGGGTCCAGCAGTGCCCACATAAACAATGACAGTGGCTTTGACCAAGGACATGGTGAGATTGGGGGGCAGGGTGAGTTGGATGTTGGGGTGAGGGTCAGGTGATATTGAGGTCTGAGGAACTGGGCTGGCAGATGGGAAGGGTGACGATGAACATCATATTCCTGTAGGAACATATTATATTGAGCATGATAAGTAATATCTTCCTTTCTACCAAGGATAGAATGGTTGACCTCTGagtaagaaagaagggaagggaaggatttTCAGGTTCTACTATATggtatttaatatgttttctcaTTAAATCTGTTCAACAAATCTGAGaagtaaatactattatttatGTACAAGGAAAGGGGtctcagaaaagtaaaattacttgcccaaggtcatggctGGGAAGAGGTTAAGCCTCCACCAGCCtcctctcttaaaaaaaagaagaaaaaaaggcaaaacaacttATTTCATTCTTCTCAGTGAGCTTATAATTGAGGAAAAAGTTTTTGGcagaagggaaagggaggggaaccTGGAAGAACTCCCTGCTCTGAAAGaatgcaagggaggctggggccATGTCACTGAGGAGCCCTGGGCATCCATCCAACCACAGGGGTGAACCAATGTGTTTTTGACCCGAGCTAGAAACcaactctccctttctcttcatctcccacctccctgctcctGGGAAGTCCTTCTAACCTCCTGGACCTAACCTCGATCCTCCTGTTCTGGTGCCCATTGTCTCAGCTTGCAGGCAGATCCAAGCCACCTGGCCgctccctctccctgctgggcACGAAGCCTGACGCCTGCCCTTCAGCCCTCGGTGGGCTCCCAGGAAGTCTGCAGCCTGTAACCGGACAGTTTGCTCCCAGCAGGTACCCCTGAGCTGCACTCCGCACACTGTTCCTGGATCTCCTCTCCGAAACCTGGGCAGAGTGTGTTCCCACCCAGTCCGGTGACCTTCGCCTGAGCCCTGGTTAATTTTTGCCCAGTCTGCAGGCTGTGGGGCTCCTCCCCTTCAGGGATATAAGCCTGGCCCGAGGCTGCCCTGTTCCCCACCGGTCCTGAGCCTCCCCAAGCTCCCTCTGCACCCTCACCATGGCCAAAGGATTCTACATATCCAAGGCTCTGGGCATCCTGGGCATCCTCCTGGGCGTGGCAGCCATAGCCACTATCATCGCTCTGTCTGTGCTGTATGCCCAGGAGAAGAACCAGAATGCCGGGTACGCCACCACCGTGGCCCCTATGAGCTCTGTGGCCCCTACGAGCTCCGCGACCCCTATGAGCCCCGCGACCAGCCTGACAACCACCATCACCACGGCCACCACCTTGGACCAGAGCAAGCCATGGAACCGATACCGCCTACCCACGACACTGTTGCCTGACTCCTACGATGTGACACTGAGGCCCTACCTCACTCCCAATAAGAATGGCCTGTATATCTTCGAGGGCAGAAGCATCGTCCGCTTCATCTGCAAGGTCCCCACTGACGTCATCATCATCCATAGCAAGAAGCTCAACTACACCACAACCCAGGGGCACATGGTGGCCCTGAGGGGCGTGGGGGCCTCCTCGGCCCCCGACATCGACAGGACCGAGCTGGTAGAGCCCACGGAGTATCTGGTGGTACACCTCAAGGGCTCGCTGGAGGCAGGCAGAATGTACGAGATGGAGAGTACATTTCAGGGGGAGCTGGCCGACGACCTGGCAGGCTTCTACCGCAGCGAGTACATGGAAGGCAATGTCAAAAAGTAAGTCAGAGCTGGGTCTGCTGGGGGGCAGATCCTAGGTGCTGAGGCAGAGCTGGACCCTGGGAGCCAAGGAAGGGCTTGGGTTCGGGGCCTTTGAACCTTCGGGAGTCCTTGGCTGGCCCATCACTCCATCTGCAGCTCCGGTAGAGCAGCTACCAAGACAATCGACCCTTTCCCGGAGGGCTCCTCTATACTTTATTAGGGAGTAGGGATGAGAGATGAAAGTGCCCCTTGGATAGATAGGAAAACAGGCTCTGAGGAAAGAAATTTGCCAAGGTTTCCCAGCCAATACAGGGATGGAGCCTGCCAGGACTTTGACCCTGAGTCCAGAAGGAGCTCTGCTCTCCCACGTCAGCTGGCCTGTTGGCCTAGAGGCggcctgggggaggtggggtgggcagggattAGGCCAGGCAGCATCTGTGCACCCCGTCCCTGCACACCCAGCAACACCCTACAGCCCCAGCCCCGTACACCTACACGGGCACAGGCATTAAGCTGGCACACCCTCTAACCCCCGCTTCGGGCAGGGTGCTGGCCACGACACAGATGCAGTCTACAGATGCCCGGAAATCCTTCCCGTGCTTTGACGAGCCGGCCATGAAGGCCACATTTAACATCACCCTCATCCACCCCAATGGATTCACGGCCTTGTCCAACATGCCGCCCAAAGGTGAGCAGGTCTGGCTGGGGCCACACATCCTCGGAAAGCAGacccccagggctggggcacagggcagggagagggcacAACCCCACATGCCTGCGTGCTCCCTGCCCAGGTCCCAGTGTCCCGCTTGTAGAAGACCCCAACTGGAACGTCACTGAGTTCAAAACCACGCCTGTAATGTCCACATACCTTCTGGCCTACATCGTGTGCGAGTTCACgagtgtggagaaaacggaacccaaCAACGTCCAGGTATGGAGCTGAGGCCACCTATCCTTCCTCGGGATTGGTCCTGGCCTGGGAGATATTCCTATTTATCCTCATCCTTGTCCCAGCCCCTGAGTTGCTAGGCAgtgtttgaatcccagttctgagtgatcttgggcaaatgcCTTAGGTTCTCTGACCCTCCGTCTCTGCATCTGAAAAGTGGGACCCTCCTCATGAAGGGAGTTCCCGACTCCTGGGTGCCAGACAGATGGTGTCTATGGCTATTGTTCCCCAAAGGCCCCTGCCTGTGACTCAAGGCTCTGAAGAGACACCCCCGCCCTCTCCTCTGCTGACCAAGCCTCCCAGTTTAACCTAGTTGGTCCCCCAGCCTGCCAGGTTTTGGGACTCGGCCCACCTGCACCAGGACCCAAGAAGGGCCCCTGACCTACCTCTGTCTTCTTTGCAGGTCCGGATCTGGGCTCGGCCTAATGCAATTGCAGAGAACCATGGCAGTTATGCCCTGAACGTGACAGGTCCCATCCTAAACTTCTTTGCCAAACATTTTGATACACCCTACCCACTCCCAAAATCTGGTGAGTGAGGTACCTCGCATTGGGGGGAAGTGGATGGGTCTCCCCCCATAGCCTGAGGCCATCCCACCAACAGCCTGGACTCCCCAGACCAGGTTGCCTTGCCCGACTTCAACGCCGGTGCCATGGAGAACTGGGGGCTGGTGACCTACCGGGAGAACTCGCTGCTGTTTGACCCACAGGCCTCCTCCAGCAGCAACAAAGAGCGGGTTGTCACTGTGATTGCTCACGAGCTGGCCCACCAGGTAGCCCCCCAATCATGGGGAGTGCAGACAAAGAACGAGGGGGGCTCTGGAAGGAGACGGCACAAGTTGTGGCTCCGTCCTTGGCAGCTGAGAAGGGAAGAGTTCCACCTGGCAGGGTGTCAGGGAGGAGAGTCATGATGATGTCGGTGAAGCCGAGCTCAAGACTGGCACACTGGGAACACTCGGTGAAGGGTAGCTCTGGGTACCGTTAGTGACCGCAAGGCGCCAGTGGCTTGCCGGGctgacctcccctcccccacagtggTTTGGGAACTTGGTGACCCTGGCCTGGTGGAATGATCTTTGGCTGAACGAGGGCTTTGCCTCCTACGTGGAGTACCTGGGTGCTGACTATGCAGAGCCCACCTGGAACCTGGTGAGCCCGCTGCCCAGGGACCTCTGGGGTCTGGGATGGGGGAAGACCTGGGTCACCCCCTCCGAGGCCAGTCTCCTGATGGCTGCTGGGGATTTGCAGAAAGACCTCATGGTGCCGAACGAGTTGTACCATGTGATGGCTGTGGACGCGctggcctcctcccaccccctgacCACCCCTGCCGAGGAGGTCAACACACCCGCCCAGATCAGCGAGATGTTTGACTCCATCTCCTATAGCAAGGTGCTGCCCAGCCCCCATGCTGGTCCTGAGATAGTAGGGTCATGGGAAGGGAGGTGGGATCTCGGCCCACAGGGGCCCACCGAAGCTGGGGCCTCCGGGAGCACCTGTCCCCGCCCAATGGGGACACAGGGTCTCCTGCTGGCTCGGCGCAGCCTTCTGAGCCCCCTCTCCTCCACCAGGGAGCCTCGGTCATCAGGATGCTTTCTGAGTTCCTGACTGAGGACCTGTTCAGGAAGGGCCTGGCGGTGAGTACCCTTGGCCAGCCATAGGGTGGGAGGTGTTTCCTCCAAGCCCCGGCCTACCACAGAGGCTGAGTGGTAGAGCCTGGGGCAGCAGCTTTACCCTCACCGTGCCCTGTCTTTCCACAGTCCTACTTGAATGCCTTTGCCTATCAGAACACCACCTACCTGGACCTGTGGGAACACCTGCAGATGGTCAGTAACAACCAGCTCCCCTGAAGCCATTCTGTGGGGGTCCTGAGACGCTGAAAGTCCTTGGGGGCAGCACACGTGTAAGAATGTGCCCAGCTCCACTGCTTACCCTCCCAGGCAGGCCACCTGGAGGCTtgcttgctcatctgtaaaatgggcgcaATGATGTCTCCTTGAAGGAGGTGTTACGAGAGCCTGGGTCACAAGCCCTGGCAGGCAGCCCCCCTCATGCTACagtgagctctgtgagggcagctGAGGAGTGCCATCATCTGAGTAGCGAGGAAATGGGCTCTTGTGGTTCCCAAGCCCAagccttcctctgcctggaactttGGAGCCAGTCATTCACCTACTCAGCATTCCTGGCTGCCCTGCGCCCCAGCTGGCCCCTCCCAGACGTGACTTTGCACACACCAGCACCCTCGGCACGCTCTCTGACCCTCCTATCCAGCCTCACCTTGCATTCCTGTCCATTCAGACCCTGAGTGGCCCCTGTCTTTGGGCAAACCCTCTGACCACTCccaccctcctgcctgcccctcctccccacttctctTGAGACTCTCCCCATCATCCCCCATCATGTCTTCTCCTTCACGGCGGCCCCCACCCCTTCTCTGTGGCCCTGGTCAGCCCTACTGATCCCCCCATATGCCTGTGCTCCATGACCAGCCTGACCAGGGAGGGGAGGCCCAGGGCCTTGTCACAGAGTCACAGCTGGGCTCCAGGGCCCTCCTGGCCAGTCTCCAGCCCGACATCCATCTGCCACGAGGCCGGTCCACGTCCCACACCTCCCACAGCGTCAGTCCCTCCCCTCCGCTTCCACTGTCTTCCTtgcccagcctcagtttccagcGCCTTCCTTTCTTCCGAAGCCAAGCCCTCCTCCACACCAGCACCCCTCCAGCTCCAtctgtccctccctctttccctgagCCCTTTCTCTCTGCAGCCCCCCTAGAGATGCCCTCTCCCTCAGCTTGCACCTTCCGACAGGGTCTTCTGCCCTCTATTTACGCTGTtcttagttttttattttctcagttattAACAGATGTGGTtggttttctgttattattatgaAAGCAATGCACACAcatggaaaaagatgaaaaaagatttAAGACAATAACAACCACCCTAAGCCCATCCCCAGACCCTCATCCAGGTGCGTTTCCTTCACATCGCCACGACCCTCTCCTTCGCGCTGCCTGTGACATGGGGACACtggttttccttcctctctgtctcctctccctgcctgtcCTCCCGGGTTTGTTCAGGCTGAGCCATGGGCATCCTGGGTGCCCCTCCCTGACACGCACACACCTGAGGGTGGATCACAGAATGGGAGGCCACATAGATTTGCTTAATCAAAGTGGAATGAACCAGAGGCTGGGAAGCTCTTGGCGTGTCCAGCACTGGGCAGCCGAGGAGACAGAGAGCCGGGCTGGGACCCCAGCTCCTGCCTCCCAGCAAAGTGGTACCACTAAGGGGAGGCCAAGGGTGcaaggggagggtgggtgggtgggagaatGGCAGTCGCTGATGGCCGCACCATATCCCTCTGCCCAAGGCTGTAAACAATCAGTCGACCGTCGAGCTGCCAGACACCGTGCGTGCCATCATGGACCGCTGGACCCAGCAGATGGGCTTCCCTGTCATCACTGTGGACACCAAGACAGGGAGCATCTCCCAGAAGCACTTCCTCCTTGACCCCGAGTCCAACGTCACCCGCCCCTCAGTGTTCAAGTGAGCAGATGAGGTCACTGAGACAGGCGTCCTAGTGAAGGTTCTGAGGGGCAGTTGCTCTGGGACCCTCTGACCATAGCAGGGCCTGGCCCGCTGTGGCCCTGCCATAGTGGCTGTAGACAGTCTCCTTCCTGGGCCAGGAGGATGGGGGCGTTTTAGTGCCAGAGTTGGGCAGAAACTGGAAGTCCGGGCAAGGCTGTTCTTTGCTGGCAGTGCCCAAGAGCTGCCGTTTCTCACACCTGGCCTCTGGATCTCTTGTTGCAGCTACCTGTGGATTGTTCCCATCTCATCTATCAAAAATGGCAGACTGCAGGACCCCTACTGGCTGCCGGGCAACGCAACAGGTAATCCAGCCCTGCCCTAGTGGACAGCAGCCCCATCCCATACTCCCAGCTCCTGGCCCATGTTCTGGGGTTATGGCAGGCCTCAGCCAGGGCTTCCTTCATCgttttattcaacaaatggaGCCAGCTTCTTTGGTTCTAATTTCtatgctgtgtgaccctggccaaGTTACCATCTCTCTCTGatctccatttccccatctataCAGTGGGGCTAGGAACAATATCTACCCCATTGAGTTGTGTGAAGGTTAAAGAGGAGGATTCCCGTGGAAtgtttaaaacagtgcctggcacatagtatgagCAGTTCTactctgccaggcactgaggaAACCAAGGTCAAGGCAAGTCATCCTCTGCCTAAGCCAAGGCTGCAGGTGAAGGGAAGGAAGACAAGCAGTTCAAACGTTCCAGagctgtgctgagtgctttaaCAGAGGCATATGTGGCCTCTGGGGTACTGGGGCAGGTGGGTAGGGAGCGGGGAATAGGGAGCTTCAACTTCATGGAGAGGTCAGGAAAcactccctggaggaggtgagctgAGTCAGAGTAAGAGCAGGAGTTCGCCAGGCTAATGGCAGCAGAGAGAAGCTCGGGGACTGAGTGTGGCTCGGGCAGAGGTGCGCCCTCGGTGAAGCTGAAGCGGGTCCCTGCAGGCTGCAGGAGACAATGGCTATGTCCTCGGGCCGGGAGGAGCTGGGACAGGTGGGAAGTGTGAAAGCCATTGGGTCTGACCTGCAGTTATGGAAGGATCCCCTCTGGCTGCCAGGAGAAAGGGTGGAGGGAGAGCCGTGAGGAGGGGGCACAGAGCCCCCAGGAAGAGATGAGCAGTGCTGGGCGGCTAACTGGATGGGAGGTGCTGCCTGGGTGTGATGGCATTGTTACAAgtggagaggtgggaggaggagggggtggagggggagaggcCGCCTGGGGAGTTGAGTCTGAGTGGCCAGGGGTGTGCTGATGGAGTTGTCCCGGTGGATGCCACTGACCCAGCCACACAGAGCCTGTGGGAGGCAGGGCGgccactgaggttcagagatggcAACTGGTCTGTCCAAGGTCCGCGGCCAGAGTCGGGCCCTGGCAGCCAGTCCTACCCCTCTTCTCCGCCCCCCTCCTTGGCGTTGGCCCAGCGGCGTGAGGGCCGGCTGCTGCCAGACTGCAGCGGAGGCTGCTCTGCCGAGGCCTGGGTCGGGTCAGCCTGTGGCCTTCTGAGCAGCCCTGCCCAGCTCTGGTCTCTC
It encodes the following:
- the ANPEP gene encoding aminopeptidase N; protein product: MAKGFYISKALGILGILLGVAAIATIIALSVLYAQEKNQNAGYATTVAPMSSVAPTSSATPMSPATSLTTTITTATTLDQSKPWNRYRLPTTLLPDSYDVTLRPYLTPNKNGLYIFEGRSIVRFICKVPTDVIIIHSKKLNYTTTQGHMVALRGVGASSAPDIDRTELVEPTEYLVVHLKGSLEAGRMYEMESTFQGELADDLAGFYRSEYMEGNVKKVLATTQMQSTDARKSFPCFDEPAMKATFNITLIHPNGFTALSNMPPKGPSVPLVEDPNWNVTEFKTTPVMSTYLLAYIVCEFTSVEKTEPNNVQVRIWARPNAIAENHGSYALNVTGPILNFFAKHFDTPYPLPKSDQVALPDFNAGAMENWGLVTYRENSLLFDPQASSSSNKERVVTVIAHELAHQWFGNLVTLAWWNDLWLNEGFASYVEYLGADYAEPTWNLKDLMVPNELYHVMAVDALASSHPLTTPAEEVNTPAQISEMFDSISYSKGASVIRMLSEFLTEDLFRKGLASYLNAFAYQNTTYLDLWEHLQMAVNNQSTVELPDTVRAIMDRWTQQMGFPVITVDTKTGSISQKHFLLDPESNVTRPSVFNYLWIVPISSIKNGRLQDPYWLPGNATAQDKMFKTGADEWVLLNVNVTGYYQVNYDENNWRKIQNQLQIKPLTIPVINRAQVIYDSFNLASARIVPVTLALNNTLFLKNEIEYMPWQAALSSLRYFKLMFDRSEVYGPMKNYLRNQVEPLFLHFENLTQNWTKRPESLMDQYNEINAISTACSNGLPKCEELAKNLYNRWMMDPQNNPIHPNLRSTIYCNAIAQGDQKEWDFAWRQLQQARLVNEADKLRSALACTNQVWLLNRYLSYTLNPDLIRKQDATSTINSIASNVVGQSLAWEFVQSNWKKIFQDYGGGSFSFSNLIQAVTRRFSTEFELQKLEQFKKNNMDVGFGSGTRALEQALEKTKANIKWVKENKEVVLKWFTEHS